TGTGGCTTCTGCGGTCAAACAAGACCAATACCCCGAAGCCGACCTGCCGGAAATCGTCTTTATTGGCCGTTCCAACGTAGGCAAGTCCTCGCTGATTAATTCTTTGACCCGTGTCAATAATCTGGCCCGCGTGTCCTCCCAGCCCGGCAAGACGCAGACTATCAACTTCTTTGAAGTGGGCGTCAAGATTGCCGAGGTCGAGGAACGTAAGGCCTTTTACCTCGTGGACCTGCCCGGTTATGGCTATGCCAAGACTGGCAAGGAAAAGCGCAAAATCTGGTCGAAATTTATCGAGGAGTATCTGTTGAACTCCCCGCGCCTGACTTTTGTCTGCCAGCTTATCGACAGCCGTCACGAACCGATGGCTTCTGATGTAGATATGTTCAACTGGCTGGTGGATAATGGCATTCCTGTGCTGATTATCGCCACCAAGGTGGATAAGATTGGCAAGAATGAGCGGGCAAAAAACATTGCCGCCATCAAGCGCAAGCTTGGCATTAAAGAAATTTCCGTACTGCCGTATTCCTCACTAAAAAATGAAGGCCGTTCAGATTTACTTGACGTTATCGGTGATTCTTTGTTAGAATAATAATAGAGAAATGTGAATCGGATTCATATTACGCAGAAACAATGTGTATTACGCGGGAATCATGATAGCGATTTAGGGGAGAGGGATAACCATGATGGAATTAACGGCATTTGACAAGGATTTGCTGAATTTGCTGCAGGGAAATCTGCCTGTATGCAGTCACCCCTTTGCCAAGCTGGCAGAGGAACTGGGCACCGATGAGCAGACGGTGCTCAGCCGGGTGCAGGAGTTGAAAGCAGAGGGATACCTGCGCCGTATCGGCACGTTTTTTGACTCTAACAACCTGGGCTATAAGGGCACATTGGTGGCCTTGAAGGTTGACCCTGCCAAAATGCAGACCGTAGCCGAGGCTGTTAACCGTTATCCCG
The Selenomonas ruminantium AC2024 DNA segment above includes these coding regions:
- the yihA gene encoding ribosome biogenesis GTP-binding protein YihA/YsxC, whose amino-acid sequence is MKDRVIITQGQYVASAVKQDQYPEADLPEIVFIGRSNVGKSSLINSLTRVNNLARVSSQPGKTQTINFFEVGVKIAEVEERKAFYLVDLPGYGYAKTGKEKRKIWSKFIEEYLLNSPRLTFVCQLIDSRHEPMASDVDMFNWLVDNGIPVLIIATKVDKIGKNERAKNIAAIKRKLGIKEISVLPYSSLKNEGRSDLLDVIGDSLLE
- a CDS encoding Lrp/AsnC family transcriptional regulator, which gives rise to MMELTAFDKDLLNLLQGNLPVCSHPFAKLAEELGTDEQTVLSRVQELKAEGYLRRIGTFFDSNNLGYKGTLVALKVDPAKMQTVAEAVNRYPGATHNYEREGRYNLWFTLLSPNLETEARILDEVQSLNGVEDMLNLKANKKYKINVQFKLH